In Pseudomonas fakonensis, one DNA window encodes the following:
- a CDS encoding GNAT family N-acetyltransferase: MDCLPTLFTDRLILTPLQLDDAPAIQALFPQWEVVRYLDRRVPWPYPDDGALVYVRDMALPAMAAGREWHWMIRLRDEGERIIGSISLYDQPGNNRGFWLAPQWWGRGYMREACRVINGYWFEALARPVMAVPKAVANHASRKVSEHEGMRRVDVRDGQFVSGAMQVETWEMTRSEWLGSAAGRG; encoded by the coding sequence ATGGATTGCCTGCCCACACTGTTCACCGACCGCCTTATTCTCACCCCGCTGCAACTGGACGATGCACCCGCCATCCAGGCCCTGTTCCCGCAATGGGAGGTGGTGCGCTACCTCGACCGCCGCGTGCCCTGGCCGTACCCGGATGACGGCGCATTGGTCTATGTGCGCGACATGGCCCTGCCTGCAATGGCGGCGGGCCGTGAATGGCACTGGATGATCCGCCTGCGCGATGAGGGCGAGCGAATCATCGGCAGCATCAGTTTGTATGACCAACCCGGCAACAACCGCGGCTTCTGGCTGGCACCGCAGTGGTGGGGCAGGGGGTACATGCGCGAGGCCTGCCGGGTGATCAACGGGTATTGGTTCGAGGCCTTGGCGCGGCCTGTCATGGCGGTGCCCAAGGCCGTTGCCAACCACGCTTCGCGCAAGGTTTCAGAGCATGAGGGCATGCGCAGGGTGGACGTGCGGGACGGGCAGTTCGTCTCGGGGGCGATGCAGGTCGAGACTTGGGAGATGACACGCAGTGAGTGGCTCGGCAGCGCTGCTGGTCGCGGCTAA
- the yghU gene encoding glutathione-dependent disulfide-bond oxidoreductase, producing MTDPTRHNLPAGYLPPKVWAPQASHGGTFASINSPQSGARYEHVLPVGRHPLQLYSQGTPNGQKVTILLEELLAAGHSGAEYDAWLVDIFKGEQFASGFVDINPNSKIPALVDHSTAPATRVFESGSILVYLAERFGAFLPREGQARAETFNWLMWQMGSAPFVGGGLGHFYAYAPIKIQYAIDRYAMETKRQLHVLDTHLARNEYLAGGQYSIADMAVWPWYPGSLMGVYGADEFLQVEQYTHLLRWYHAIAARPAVARGRVVNRTSGAPGEGLRERHDAADFASLS from the coding sequence ATGACCGATCCCACCCGGCACAACCTGCCCGCCGGCTACCTCCCGCCCAAGGTCTGGGCGCCCCAGGCCAGCCACGGCGGCACGTTCGCCAGCATCAACAGCCCGCAGTCCGGTGCGCGCTACGAGCACGTGTTGCCGGTGGGCAGGCACCCGTTGCAGCTGTACTCCCAGGGCACGCCCAACGGGCAGAAGGTGACCATCCTGCTCGAGGAGCTACTGGCGGCCGGGCACAGTGGCGCCGAGTACGACGCCTGGCTGGTGGACATCTTCAAGGGCGAGCAGTTTGCCAGCGGCTTTGTCGACATCAACCCCAATTCGAAAATCCCGGCGCTGGTGGACCACAGCACCGCGCCCGCCACGCGGGTGTTCGAAAGCGGCTCGATTCTTGTGTACCTGGCCGAACGCTTCGGCGCCTTCCTGCCCCGCGAAGGGCAGGCGCGGGCCGAGACCTTCAACTGGTTGATGTGGCAGATGGGCTCGGCGCCGTTCGTGGGCGGCGGCCTGGGGCATTTCTATGCCTATGCGCCGATCAAGATCCAGTACGCCATCGACCGCTATGCCATGGAGACCAAGCGCCAGTTGCACGTGCTGGACACGCACCTGGCGCGCAACGAGTACCTTGCCGGCGGCCAGTACAGCATCGCCGACATGGCCGTGTGGCCGTGGTATCCCGGCAGCCTGATGGGCGTGTACGGCGCCGACGAGTTTCTGCAGGTGGAGCAGTACACCCACCTGCTGCGCTGGTACCACGCCATCGCTGCGCGCCCGGCAGTGGCCCGGGGCAGGGTGGTCAACCGTACCTCAGGCGCGCCGGGCGAGGGCTTGCGCGAGCGTCATGACGCGGCGGACTTTGCCTCACTCAGCTGA
- a CDS encoding DUF7660 family protein — MDLHEQLAEVMDATTFLAFVQALAADKRVSNDWENTSVEAFLEAAIAWAEGSKFGIRQGLSPSNPWAQFATFLYCGKIYE; from the coding sequence GTGGACCTTCATGAACAATTAGCCGAGGTCATGGACGCGACGACCTTCTTGGCTTTCGTCCAAGCCCTAGCGGCTGATAAGCGCGTAAGCAACGATTGGGAGAATACCAGCGTTGAAGCCTTCCTGGAGGCCGCAATAGCTTGGGCCGAAGGCAGTAAATTTGGTATTCGCCAAGGGCTTTCACCTTCCAACCCGTGGGCGCAGTTCGCTACATTTCTTTACTGCGGAAAAATATACGAGTGA
- a CDS encoding alpha/beta fold hydrolase: MTIAPEKILFLPGASGNTQFWKPVAEALETSIAVQHMGWPGFGDTPANEQVTCLEDLAALAIAEIDRPVALVAQSMGGVVAVQIALERPDLVTHLVLAVTSAGLNFPALGAEDWRVAFESDNPTLPRWFLDDCTDLSGRLPELQLPVLLLWGGADPISPVSVGQRLAELIPNARLKLFPEAGHDLGHTHAEAVAQLIDRHLCV, from the coding sequence GTGACTATCGCCCCAGAAAAAATTCTTTTCCTCCCCGGCGCCTCCGGCAACACTCAATTCTGGAAACCGGTCGCCGAAGCCCTCGAAACGTCAATTGCTGTGCAACACATGGGCTGGCCTGGTTTTGGCGATACGCCGGCCAATGAGCAGGTAACCTGTCTGGAAGATCTCGCTGCTCTGGCGATTGCAGAGATCGACAGGCCCGTAGCCTTGGTCGCGCAATCCATGGGTGGCGTTGTCGCGGTGCAGATTGCGCTTGAGCGCCCCGACCTGGTCACCCACCTGGTCCTGGCCGTCACGTCGGCAGGTTTGAATTTTCCAGCCTTGGGGGCAGAGGACTGGCGCGTAGCGTTCGAGTCAGATAACCCAACCCTGCCACGCTGGTTCCTGGACGATTGCACCGACCTTTCTGGCCGCTTACCTGAACTGCAACTTCCCGTTCTGTTGTTGTGGGGCGGCGCGGACCCCATCAGTCCTGTCTCGGTTGGCCAACGGCTAGCGGAGTTGATACCCAACGCCAGGCTGAAGCTGTTCCCCGAGGCTGGTCATGATCTGGGCCATACGCATGCCGAGGCTGTAGCGCAGCTGATCGACAGGCATCTTTGCGTTTGA
- a CDS encoding GNAT family N-acetyltransferase translates to MAITLRPATADDIELLFDIRTSVQQNHLSREQMHALGITALTLADAINAAPCAWVAEADRQAVGFAMVDLDAGELFALFIRPDFEARGIGRLLLQQAEQVLFQHHASIHLITDGDEATRANGFYRRHGWLASGPVDARDVRFEKRRGSAE, encoded by the coding sequence ATGGCCATCACCCTGCGCCCTGCCACTGCTGACGACATCGAACTGCTGTTCGACATCCGCACCAGCGTGCAGCAGAACCACCTCTCCCGCGAACAAATGCACGCGCTGGGCATCACCGCCCTGACCTTGGCCGACGCCATCAACGCCGCCCCCTGTGCCTGGGTCGCCGAAGCCGACCGGCAGGCCGTTGGCTTCGCCATGGTGGACCTCGACGCAGGGGAACTGTTCGCCCTGTTCATACGCCCGGACTTCGAAGCCCGGGGCATCGGCCGCTTGCTGCTGCAGCAGGCGGAGCAGGTGTTGTTCCAGCACCACGCGTCGATCCACCTGATTACCGACGGCGACGAGGCGACCCGCGCCAACGGTTTCTATCGCCGCCATGGGTGGCTGGCGAGCGGCCCGGTAGACGCCCGGGATGTACGCTTCGAGAAGCGCCGAGGCTCAGCTGAGTGA